In Devosia sp. 1566, a single genomic region encodes these proteins:
- the mfd gene encoding transcription-repair coupling factor has product MNEQKPVVRPSRIISNVPDGMQPMVLAKLVEQRLKAAPEDGTSLVFVARDGRRMQRIADILGPMLPGHTVLTLPAWDCLPYDRVSPNNVTIAARMNTLAALTAGNERGVVVLTAVNALIQRLPPRDVVAGMSFSAVTGRIVDSEKLIAWAANNGYLRVPTVRESGEYAVRGGLVDLFPASAEAPLRFDFFGSQLESIRTFDADTQRTTGTLKRVDLTPMSELVLNEETIRRFRQNYTAAFGGNTVDDTLYASVSGGARYSGTEHWLPFFYEHLEMLSAFTGDAPFVFDDQAAEAYGERVTQIRDYYEARESARTQKPVAGAGAPYKPVKPELLYAVDQHPYELAGASVIQLSPFLSPNTKGADDAGGHIAPSFAAERQATDTNLFQAVVDRLQAERRQGRRTVIACWSAGTRDRMSQVLKDHGLTNPRLAENWRDAETTSAATTSLVVLPLETGFETKDLLVLSEQDILGERILRPQRKKKASDALTEAASLAAGDLVVHVDHGIGRFLGLKVIEAGGAPHECVELEYAGDTKLYLPVENIELLSRYGADDANTALDKLGGVAWQAKKGRLKKRIREMAEQLIKIAAERQLTHADVVEINPGAYDEFAARFPYEETEDQMAAIEAVFDDLTSGRVMDRLVCGDVGFGKTEVALRAAFAVSLSGKQVAVVVPTTLLARQHFKTFSQRFAGLPVKVRHASRMVSAAELKATKEGLADGQVDIVIGTHALLSKTIRFKDLGLLIIDEEQHFGVGHKERLKELKANVHVLTLTATPIPRTLQLALTGVRDLSLLATPPVDRLAIRTFISPFDPLSIREALLREKYRGGQSFYVVPRIKDQAEIADFLREQVPEVSFVVANGQMAPGELDDIMNTFYDGKFDVLVATTIVESGLDIPNANTLVVHRADNFGLAQLYQIRGRIGRAKARAYALFTVPPDRKLTDTAERRLGVLQSLESLGAGFQLASHDLDIRGAGNLLGDEQSGHIREVGFELYQAMLEEAVANLKNGDADYEDTNEWSPQISLGMPVMIPENYVPDLQLRMQLYRRLGDLTDIREIDAAGAELIDRFGPLPEEVEALLKVILVKALCRQANVEKVDAGPKGAVLTLRNNEFPNPTALVRMVADPASQVRVKPDQKLVFARNWPTPEARLKGAAAILSRLAKLAAAQG; this is encoded by the coding sequence ATGAACGAACAAAAACCCGTGGTTCGTCCCAGCCGTATCATCTCCAATGTGCCCGATGGCATGCAGCCCATGGTGCTGGCCAAGCTGGTCGAGCAGCGCCTCAAGGCTGCGCCCGAGGACGGCACGAGCCTGGTTTTCGTGGCCCGCGATGGCCGCCGCATGCAGCGCATCGCCGACATTCTGGGACCCATGCTGCCCGGTCATACCGTGCTGACACTCCCCGCCTGGGACTGCCTGCCTTACGACCGCGTATCGCCGAACAATGTGACCATCGCCGCCCGCATGAACACGCTGGCCGCACTCACGGCCGGCAATGAGCGTGGCGTGGTGGTGCTTACCGCCGTAAATGCCCTGATCCAGCGCCTGCCGCCCCGGGACGTGGTTGCCGGCATGTCGTTTTCGGCCGTGACCGGTCGCATCGTCGACAGCGAAAAGCTCATCGCCTGGGCTGCCAATAATGGCTATCTGCGTGTCCCGACGGTCCGGGAGTCGGGCGAATACGCCGTCCGGGGCGGCCTCGTGGACTTGTTCCCCGCCAGTGCCGAAGCACCCTTGCGTTTCGACTTCTTCGGCAGCCAGCTCGAATCCATCCGCACCTTCGACGCCGATACCCAGCGCACCACCGGCACGCTCAAGCGCGTTGATCTGACGCCGATGAGCGAACTGGTGCTCAACGAAGAAACAATCCGTCGCTTCCGGCAGAATTACACCGCCGCCTTTGGCGGCAACACGGTCGACGACACGCTTTATGCCAGCGTCAGCGGCGGCGCGCGTTATTCGGGCACCGAACACTGGTTGCCGTTTTTCTACGAGCACCTGGAAATGCTCTCCGCCTTTACGGGGGACGCGCCCTTTGTGTTTGATGACCAGGCGGCCGAAGCCTATGGCGAGCGCGTCACCCAGATCCGCGATTACTACGAGGCGCGTGAATCCGCTCGCACGCAAAAGCCGGTAGCCGGGGCAGGGGCGCCCTACAAGCCGGTCAAGCCCGAGCTGCTTTATGCCGTTGACCAGCATCCCTATGAGCTCGCCGGCGCCTCGGTTATCCAGCTCTCGCCCTTTCTGTCGCCTAACACCAAGGGCGCCGACGATGCAGGCGGCCATATCGCACCCAGCTTTGCCGCCGAGCGGCAGGCCACCGACACCAACCTCTTCCAAGCCGTGGTGGATCGCCTCCAAGCCGAACGCCGGCAGGGTCGTCGCACGGTCATTGCCTGCTGGAGCGCGGGCACGCGCGACCGCATGTCCCAGGTGCTCAAGGACCATGGACTGACGAACCCTCGCCTCGCCGAGAACTGGCGCGACGCCGAAACCACTAGCGCCGCCACGACCTCGCTTGTGGTGCTGCCGCTCGAAACCGGGTTCGAAACCAAGGACCTGCTCGTTCTATCCGAGCAGGACATTCTGGGCGAGCGCATCCTGCGACCTCAGCGCAAAAAGAAGGCAAGCGACGCGCTAACCGAGGCGGCGAGCCTCGCGGCCGGCGACCTTGTCGTGCATGTGGATCACGGCATCGGGCGGTTCCTCGGCCTCAAGGTCATTGAAGCCGGCGGCGCGCCGCACGAATGCGTGGAGCTGGAATATGCCGGCGACACCAAGCTCTACCTGCCGGTCGAGAATATTGAGCTGCTGTCGCGCTATGGCGCCGACGATGCGAACACCGCGCTCGACAAGCTGGGCGGCGTGGCCTGGCAGGCCAAGAAGGGTCGCCTCAAGAAGCGCATCCGCGAAATGGCGGAACAGCTCATCAAGATTGCGGCCGAGCGCCAGCTCACCCATGCCGATGTGGTCGAGATCAACCCGGGCGCTTATGACGAGTTCGCGGCGCGCTTCCCCTATGAGGAAACCGAAGACCAGATGGCCGCCATTGAGGCAGTCTTCGATGATCTTACCTCCGGTCGGGTCATGGACCGCCTGGTCTGCGGCGATGTGGGCTTTGGCAAGACAGAAGTGGCGCTGCGCGCCGCTTTCGCGGTGTCCCTCTCGGGCAAGCAGGTCGCCGTGGTTGTGCCCACGACCTTGCTCGCTCGCCAGCACTTCAAGACGTTCTCGCAGCGCTTTGCCGGCCTGCCGGTGAAGGTGCGCCACGCCTCGCGCATGGTATCGGCCGCCGAGCTCAAGGCGACCAAGGAAGGGCTCGCCGATGGGCAGGTCGATATCGTCATCGGCACCCATGCCCTCTTGTCCAAGACCATCAGGTTCAAGGATTTGGGCCTCCTCATCATCGATGAAGAGCAGCACTTTGGCGTCGGCCACAAGGAGCGCCTCAAGGAGCTCAAAGCCAATGTCCACGTCCTGACGCTCACCGCAACGCCCATCCCGCGCACGCTGCAGCTTGCGCTGACGGGCGTACGCGACCTGTCACTGCTCGCAACCCCCCCGGTGGATCGCCTCGCGATCCGCACCTTCATTTCGCCATTCGATCCCCTGTCGATCCGCGAAGCACTGCTCCGCGAGAAATACCGTGGCGGCCAGAGCTTCTATGTCGTGCCGCGCATCAAGGATCAGGCGGAAATAGCTGATTTCCTTCGCGAACAGGTGCCCGAAGTTAGCTTCGTCGTGGCCAATGGCCAGATGGCGCCGGGTGAACTCGACGACATCATGAACACCTTCTACGATGGCAAGTTCGACGTGCTGGTCGCCACGACGATCGTCGAATCGGGACTCGATATCCCTAATGCCAATACGCTGGTCGTGCACCGCGCCGACAATTTCGGCCTCGCCCAACTCTACCAGATCCGCGGCCGTATCGGCCGGGCCAAGGCGCGCGCTTATGCACTCTTCACTGTGCCGCCCGATCGAAAGCTGACTGACACTGCCGAGCGGCGTCTGGGCGTGCTCCAGTCGCTCGAAAGCTTGGGCGCCGGCTTCCAGCTCGCCAGTCACGATCTCGACATCCGTGGCGCCGGCAATCTCCTCGGCGACGAGCAATCCGGCCATATACGCGAAGTCGGCTTCGAGCTTTACCAGGCTATGCTTGAGGAAGCTGTCGCCAATCTCAAGAACGGCGACGCCGATTACGAGGACACCAACGAGTGGAGCCCACAGATCTCGCTGGGCATGCCGGTGATGATCCCGGAAAACTATGTCCCTGACCTGCAGCTGCGCATGCAGCTCTATCGGCGTCTGGGTGACCTGACCGACATCCGTGAGATTGACGCCGCCGGCGCCGAACTCATTGACCGGTTTGGTCCTTTGCCCGAGGAAGTCGAAGCGCTGCTCAAGGTCATTCTGGTCAAGGCTCTGTGCCGCCAGGCCAATGTGGAAAAGGTTGATGCCGGTCCCAAGGGCGCGGTATTAACCTTGCGCAACAACGAATTCCCCAATCCAACGGCTTTGGTGCGAATGGTTGCCGATCCTGCCAGTCAGGTTCGCGTCAAGCCCGACCAAAAACTCGTTTTCGCCCGCAACTGGCCCACTCCCGAGGCTCGCCTCAAGGGTGCTGCGGCCATCCTGTCTCGCCTCGCCAAGCTCGCCGCAGCCCAAGGGTGA
- a CDS encoding succinate dehydrogenase assembly factor 2 produces MTAGEDITMRRKKIRYRAWHRGTREMDLVLGPFADRHVDTLSAEDLDRFEALLDEEDPPLLKWVLDQEAPPAGVDLHFLGRVIADHRSRMAK; encoded by the coding sequence ATGACTGCCGGTGAGGACATTACCATGCGCCGCAAGAAGATCCGCTACCGCGCCTGGCATCGCGGCACCCGCGAGATGGATCTTGTACTCGGCCCCTTTGCCGATCGGCATGTCGATACGCTGAGCGCCGAGGATCTCGACCGCTTCGAAGCGCTCCTCGATGAGGAAGATCCCCCTTTGCTCAAATGGGTGCTCGACCAGGAAGCCCCGCCGGCAGGTGTGGACCTCCACTTTTTAGGCCGGGTTATCGCCGATCACAGGAGCCGCATGGCCAAATGA
- a CDS encoding amidohydrolase: MNIHPFIQRHAADFVALRRDLHAHPEIGFGEHRTAGIVAEKLRDWGIECSTGVGGTGVVGVLRGRREGPTIGLRADMDALPMQSRLNVPWASTVNGVFHGCGHDGHTTSLLMAAHCLASNVDLAGTVVFIFQPAEEALGGARAMLADGLFDRFPCDEIYGWHNWPDLKLGSLAVMPGPVMAGADFFDITLMGRGAHAAQPHLGLDVVPAISELVLALQTAVSRSVDPIEAAVLSVTRIQAGSAYNVLPETAALAGTLRYFNPEVAEILRQALHRTSNGVAAAHGLKAKVESRPFFGVTFNDAHMTERAKACAASVVSADRIIQTMRPSLGSEDFSDMLHVVPGAYLFIGHNGGVALHHPEYAFDDDVLPIAASVLVELVRSDRNPTPGKEK, from the coding sequence GTGAACATCCACCCCTTTATCCAGCGCCACGCCGCCGATTTCGTGGCGCTGCGCCGGGACCTTCACGCCCACCCTGAAATTGGTTTTGGAGAACACCGGACCGCCGGCATCGTCGCAGAAAAGCTGCGCGATTGGGGCATTGAGTGCAGCACGGGTGTTGGTGGTACTGGGGTTGTAGGTGTCCTGCGCGGACGGAGGGAAGGGCCGACCATTGGACTTAGGGCGGACATGGACGCGCTGCCGATGCAGTCACGCCTCAACGTACCCTGGGCCTCGACGGTGAATGGGGTGTTCCACGGCTGCGGGCACGATGGCCATACGACGTCGCTGCTGATGGCTGCGCATTGCCTCGCCAGCAATGTCGACCTTGCTGGAACCGTTGTCTTCATTTTCCAGCCCGCTGAAGAGGCCTTGGGCGGAGCGCGCGCCATGTTGGCCGACGGGCTCTTTGATCGCTTTCCCTGTGATGAAATCTACGGGTGGCACAACTGGCCGGACCTTAAGCTGGGCAGCCTTGCCGTGATGCCTGGTCCGGTAATGGCTGGCGCAGATTTCTTTGATATCACGCTCATGGGTCGCGGTGCCCATGCTGCTCAACCCCATTTGGGACTCGACGTTGTTCCTGCAATCAGCGAGCTTGTTTTGGCGCTGCAAACCGCGGTTAGTCGTAGCGTCGATCCGATCGAGGCAGCGGTTCTTTCTGTTACCCGGATCCAAGCCGGATCCGCTTACAACGTGCTTCCGGAAACCGCCGCCCTAGCCGGAACCTTGCGCTACTTCAACCCGGAGGTCGCCGAGATCCTTCGGCAGGCCTTGCACCGAACATCAAATGGCGTTGCCGCGGCTCATGGCCTTAAGGCAAAGGTTGAAAGCCGCCCCTTCTTTGGCGTCACATTTAACGATGCTCACATGACGGAGCGGGCCAAGGCATGCGCCGCTTCGGTTGTCAGCGCCGACCGGATCATCCAAACCATGCGGCCAAGCCTGGGTAGCGAGGATTTTTCCGACATGCTGCATGTTGTTCCGGGCGCCTATCTGTTCATCGGCCACAACGGCGGGGTGGCGCTGCATCATCCCGAATATGCGTTCGATGACGACGTGCTCCCGATCGCGGCCAGTGTCTTGGTCGAGCTGGTCCGTTCAGATCGAAACCCAACTCCAGGCAAGGAAAAATAA
- a CDS encoding FAD-dependent monooxygenase: MSDLPNPSASTSADADAIVVGGGLVGLAAAIAVAKTGLQVIHLAPPGPVDNRTSALMMPSVEFLRSAGLIEQPEALGHRLSEIRIIDATGRLIRAPETLFEARESGLEAFGWNFANQRLLAQFRTRAAELPNLETRRLGVAEFAFEAILPELTLTGGSRLRAPLIVGADGKKSLIRSAAGFRARENGFTQAALVCDLELTRPIGGMSVEFHYPQGPFTLVPAGDNRANLVWIDDREVLRGAKAGGAERLIPIFQAKSQHLFGPITLATPAHVFPLSTLSVERAGFRGVVLVGEAAHAFPPIGAQGLNLGLRDVADLAAVLKGVATTNPSWAEEVSKAYSDRRAADLARTGGMVDALFRSLLADMLPAQAMRSAGLWALKLLPGLRRQAFSLGMGIR; the protein is encoded by the coding sequence ATGTCCGACCTGCCAAATCCGAGCGCGTCAACGAGTGCCGATGCCGATGCCATCGTTGTTGGTGGCGGGCTTGTTGGCTTAGCGGCGGCTATCGCCGTTGCAAAAACGGGTCTGCAGGTCATTCACCTTGCGCCTCCTGGCCCCGTCGATAATCGCACCTCCGCCTTGATGATGCCGAGCGTCGAATTTCTGCGCTCAGCGGGTTTGATCGAGCAACCAGAAGCCTTGGGGCATCGGCTGAGCGAAATTCGGATCATCGATGCAACAGGCCGATTGATCCGGGCACCCGAGACCTTGTTCGAAGCGCGCGAGTCTGGATTGGAGGCCTTTGGCTGGAACTTCGCCAATCAACGCTTGCTGGCCCAGTTCCGGACCCGAGCCGCCGAGTTGCCAAACCTGGAAACTCGGCGGCTCGGGGTTGCCGAATTTGCTTTCGAGGCGATTTTGCCGGAACTCACACTCACCGGTGGATCACGGCTGCGCGCTCCTTTGATCGTGGGCGCAGATGGCAAGAAGTCATTGATCCGCTCGGCGGCCGGATTTCGCGCACGCGAGAACGGTTTCACCCAGGCGGCGCTGGTGTGTGACCTCGAGTTGACGCGGCCGATCGGCGGAATGTCGGTTGAGTTTCACTACCCGCAAGGCCCATTCACGCTGGTGCCGGCCGGGGACAATCGCGCCAATCTTGTCTGGATCGATGATCGTGAAGTGCTGCGAGGGGCCAAGGCAGGCGGGGCCGAGCGGCTGATACCGATCTTCCAAGCAAAATCGCAGCACCTGTTCGGCCCGATCACGCTGGCGACACCCGCGCATGTGTTTCCGCTCAGCACGCTGAGTGTCGAGCGGGCGGGCTTCCGCGGAGTGGTGTTGGTGGGGGAAGCTGCCCATGCGTTTCCGCCGATCGGAGCACAGGGTCTTAATCTGGGGCTGCGCGATGTGGCAGATCTGGCGGCGGTGCTGAAGGGCGTTGCGACTACCAACCCCTCTTGGGCTGAAGAGGTCAGCAAAGCCTATTCCGATCGCCGGGCGGCGGATTTGGCCCGCACCGGCGGCATGGTGGATGCGTTGTTCCGGTCGCTGTTGGCAGACATGCTCCCGGCCCAGGCGATGCGTTCAGCCGGACTGTGGGCGCTCAAGCTGCTCCCAGGGTTGCGCCGGCAGGCATTCTCGCTCGGCATGGGCATTCGTTAG
- a CDS encoding invasion associated locus B family protein — translation MIFRKPLVAGITAAALLLSPLSTFAQETPAPAAPAAEAPATPDAAAPAEAATAPAAGGPTQNWLKVCDPLPNNQKACIMRQVVLANGQFLGSFLLRDDPGQESRLLAVAAVPLGVLLPFGLTWQIDGSKPVRVPFMLCDPTSCATQLVINEAYVNSLKKGSTLKLTAKNRQNEDLVIEINLAGFTAAYDGDASLTFDQFRQETSGENALEQVLQDRAEQLRQQLDGGAAAPADGAAPAADAAPAPAAAQ, via the coding sequence ATGATCTTCAGGAAACCTCTCGTAGCCGGAATTACCGCGGCAGCGCTTCTGCTCTCGCCTCTCTCCACCTTTGCGCAGGAGACTCCCGCTCCAGCTGCTCCGGCAGCCGAAGCTCCAGCTACGCCGGATGCGGCAGCTCCCGCCGAAGCTGCAACCGCTCCAGCAGCGGGCGGTCCCACGCAGAACTGGCTCAAGGTTTGCGATCCGCTGCCCAACAACCAGAAGGCCTGCATTATGCGTCAGGTCGTCTTGGCAAACGGGCAATTCCTGGGTTCCTTCCTGCTGCGTGATGATCCCGGTCAGGAAAGCCGCCTGCTGGCCGTCGCAGCCGTGCCGCTCGGCGTGCTGCTCCCTTTCGGCCTGACCTGGCAGATCGACGGCTCCAAGCCGGTACGCGTGCCGTTCATGCTGTGTGACCCCACCTCTTGCGCGACCCAGCTCGTGATCAACGAGGCCTATGTCAATTCCCTGAAGAAGGGCAGCACGCTCAAGCTGACCGCCAAGAACCGCCAGAACGAAGATCTGGTGATCGAGATCAACCTCGCCGGCTTCACCGCCGCCTATGATGGCGACGCTTCGCTGACCTTTGACCAGTTCCGCCAGGAAACCAGCGGCGAAAACGCCCTGGAGCAGGTTCTGCAGGATCGCGCCGAGCAGTTGCGCCAGCAGCTTGATGGTGGCGCCGCCGCACCCGCCGACGGTGCCGCGCCTGCCGCAGATGCTGCGCCCGCTCCAGCAGCAGCGCAGTAA
- a CDS encoding quinone oxidoreductase, with product MSKAIVVQHTGGPEVMEWTDWPVASPGEGQVAVRQTAIGLNFIDTYQRSGLYPLQTPFVAGNEGAGVVTEVGPGVQDLAVGDRVAYQGQVGAYAEQRLLAADRVVRIPDGVDDQTAAAVMLKGLTAFYLLFKTWPVQSGETILWHAAAGGTGQIATQWAKSLGVRVIGTAGSEEKVALALQHGCQAVINYKTEDFAARVRELTEGRGVDVVYDGVGKATFDKSLDCLRPRGLMVSFGNASGVVSIPDLTVLSRKGSLFVTRPISVHYFPQRRDLLEGAEALFGAIRSGAIKVNIGRTFPLAQAAEAHRALEDRQTTGSVILLP from the coding sequence ATGAGCAAGGCGATCGTCGTTCAACATACCGGTGGCCCAGAGGTCATGGAGTGGACGGACTGGCCTGTGGCCAGCCCGGGCGAGGGGCAGGTCGCCGTCCGCCAAACCGCGATCGGCCTCAACTTCATCGACACCTACCAGCGCTCGGGCCTTTATCCGCTGCAGACCCCGTTTGTTGCGGGCAATGAAGGCGCCGGCGTTGTTACCGAAGTTGGCCCAGGCGTGCAGGACCTCGCCGTTGGTGACCGGGTGGCTTACCAGGGGCAGGTCGGCGCCTATGCCGAGCAGCGCTTGTTGGCTGCGGACCGCGTCGTGCGCATCCCAGATGGCGTGGACGACCAAACCGCGGCAGCGGTGATGCTCAAGGGGCTTACTGCCTTTTATCTTCTGTTCAAGACCTGGCCGGTCCAATCGGGAGAAACCATTCTATGGCACGCTGCCGCAGGCGGCACAGGTCAGATCGCCACCCAGTGGGCCAAGTCCCTGGGGGTGCGCGTCATCGGCACGGCGGGGAGTGAGGAAAAAGTCGCCCTCGCCCTGCAGCATGGCTGCCAAGCGGTCATTAATTACAAGACCGAGGATTTTGCCGCCCGCGTGCGGGAGCTAACCGAGGGACGCGGCGTCGATGTGGTTTATGACGGCGTCGGCAAGGCCACGTTCGACAAGTCGCTTGATTGCCTTCGCCCCCGCGGATTGATGGTCAGCTTCGGCAATGCCTCGGGCGTGGTGTCCATTCCCGACCTCACCGTGCTGTCACGTAAGGGCTCGCTGTTCGTGACCCGGCCGATCAGCGTGCATTATTTCCCCCAACGCCGCGATCTGCTCGAGGGCGCCGAGGCCCTGTTCGGGGCAATCAGGTCGGGGGCGATCAAGGTCAATATCGGACGCACTTTCCCCCTCGCGCAAGCAGCCGAGGCACATCGCGCGCTCGAGGATCGGCAAACCACCGGCTCGGTGATCCTGCTGCCATAG
- a CDS encoding TerC family protein has product MLELLADPNVWIAFGTLTAMEIVLGIDNIVFISVLVSRLPKEQADRARKIGLALALIFRILLLLVISWIISLTQPAFSAFGLELSWKDLILIAGGLFLVYKATHEMHAAIEEPHEADLAQKATAAFAAIIGQIIVIDVVFSIDSIVTAVGMADHVEVMIAAVIVAVGVMFVASGPVAKFVADHPTTKMLALAFLLLIGMSLVADGFGFHIPKGYIYSAMGFSVLVEAINIIAKSRKAKSAAPVAPFTGPSGAISGNSGAAAATTRSPGKSTPVSRAQSRPKSAPRKPRS; this is encoded by the coding sequence ATGCTGGAGCTGCTCGCCGATCCCAATGTATGGATCGCATTTGGTACCCTGACGGCGATGGAAATCGTCTTGGGGATCGACAACATCGTCTTCATCTCCGTGCTGGTGTCACGCCTGCCCAAGGAGCAGGCGGACCGGGCGCGCAAGATCGGTCTTGCACTGGCTCTCATCTTCCGCATCTTGCTGCTGCTGGTGATCAGCTGGATCATCAGCCTCACTCAGCCTGCGTTCAGCGCTTTCGGACTTGAGCTTTCCTGGAAGGACCTGATCCTCATCGCCGGTGGCCTGTTCCTCGTCTACAAGGCCACCCACGAAATGCATGCTGCCATCGAGGAGCCTCATGAGGCCGATCTCGCGCAGAAGGCTACCGCAGCCTTCGCTGCGATTATTGGGCAGATCATCGTAATCGACGTGGTTTTTTCCATCGATTCCATCGTCACGGCGGTTGGCATGGCGGACCATGTCGAGGTGATGATTGCGGCCGTGATCGTGGCTGTGGGCGTGATGTTTGTTGCATCCGGCCCGGTTGCCAAGTTTGTTGCCGATCACCCCACCACCAAGATGCTGGCGCTGGCCTTCCTGCTGTTGATCGGCATGTCCTTGGTCGCCGACGGGTTCGGCTTCCATATTCCCAAGGGCTATATCTATTCGGCCATGGGCTTCTCGGTACTGGTTGAGGCGATCAATATCATCGCCAAGAGCCGCAAGGCCAAGAGTGCCGCTCCCGTGGCTCCATTCACCGGACCTAGCGGCGCAATCAGCGGCAACTCTGGCGCGGCTGCGGCGACGACTCGCTCCCCGGGCAAGTCAACGCCCGTGAGCCGCGCGCAGTCGCGCCCCAAATCTGCGCCCCGCAAGCCTCGGAGCTGA
- a CDS encoding L-serine ammonia-lyase, giving the protein MFLSIFDIFKIGIGPSSSHTMGPMTAAGRFLDELARLDRPRPARSKPVALTASLHGSLAFTGVGHGTVRSIILGLSGCLPASVDPDQVDAIVARVEAEGQVHPPDHPPYRFRPAVDLVLDKRNPLRGHPNGMQFIARDEAGQVIYRQSYFSIGGGFVVSADELASGPLLQAVRGDIPYPFETASQMLAMAEASGLTIAQMKRANEETVRSRYELDRGMDAIWSAMSSCIERGLRQDGILPGGLKVNRRAKNIHEQLEASSRQNQPSLMLANDWLSLFAMAVNEENAAGGRVVTAPTNGAAGVVPAVLQYFVKFTPGGGRRQVHDFLLTAAAIGGIIKHNASISGAEVGCQGEVGSASAMAAAGICAIMGGSVRQVENAAEIALEHHLGMTCDPVAGLVQIPCIERNAFGAVKAVTAASLALKGDGLHVVSLDACIETMRQTGHDMSERYKETSLAGLAANVTVC; this is encoded by the coding sequence ATGTTTCTTTCGATCTTCGACATCTTCAAGATCGGCATCGGACCCTCGAGCTCGCACACGATGGGCCCGATGACGGCTGCCGGCCGGTTCCTTGATGAACTGGCAAGGCTGGATCGGCCCAGGCCCGCTCGCTCCAAACCGGTGGCCCTGACTGCGTCACTGCACGGCTCGCTGGCCTTTACTGGCGTCGGGCACGGCACCGTCCGTTCGATCATTCTGGGCTTGAGCGGATGCCTGCCCGCTTCTGTCGATCCAGATCAGGTTGATGCGATCGTCGCGCGTGTCGAAGCGGAGGGGCAGGTCCATCCGCCGGATCATCCGCCCTATCGTTTCCGTCCGGCCGTCGATCTTGTTCTCGACAAGCGCAATCCACTGCGCGGCCATCCTAATGGCATGCAATTTATCGCACGGGACGAAGCAGGGCAGGTGATCTATCGCCAGTCCTATTTTTCGATCGGCGGCGGCTTTGTGGTCAGTGCGGACGAATTGGCATCTGGCCCACTGCTACAAGCAGTTCGGGGCGATATACCCTATCCCTTCGAGACGGCCAGCCAAATGCTGGCCATGGCAGAAGCGTCGGGGCTGACAATCGCTCAGATGAAGCGCGCCAATGAAGAAACGGTGCGCAGTCGTTACGAACTCGATCGCGGCATGGACGCCATCTGGTCTGCGATGTCGAGTTGCATCGAGCGGGGCCTAAGGCAGGACGGGATCTTGCCAGGTGGCCTCAAGGTCAATCGCCGCGCCAAAAACATCCACGAGCAGCTCGAAGCATCGTCGCGTCAGAACCAGCCCAGCCTGATGCTGGCCAATGACTGGTTGAGCCTTTTCGCGATGGCAGTGAATGAGGAAAATGCCGCCGGCGGTCGGGTTGTGACAGCTCCGACCAATGGAGCCGCCGGCGTAGTGCCGGCGGTGCTGCAATATTTCGTCAAGTTCACCCCAGGCGGCGGGCGCAGGCAGGTGCATGATTTCCTGCTGACTGCGGCGGCGATTGGGGGCATCATCAAGCACAATGCTTCTATTTCCGGTGCGGAGGTAGGATGCCAGGGCGAGGTAGGATCAGCCTCGGCGATGGCAGCAGCCGGCATCTGCGCGATCATGGGCGGCAGCGTCCGACAAGTGGAAAACGCCGCGGAAATCGCGCTCGAGCATCATCTGGGGATGACCTGCGACCCGGTGGCCGGCCTCGTGCAGATCCCATGCATCGAGCGCAATGCGTTTGGAGCGGTTAAGGCCGTCACGGCTGCATCGCTGGCCCTCAAAGGAGATGGACTTCACGTCGTCTCGCTCGATGCTTGTATCGAAACCATGCGGCAAACTGGTCACGACATGAGCGAGCGCTACAAGGAAACCAGCCTTGCTGGCCTTGCAGCTAACGTCACCGTCTGCTGA